A segment of the Maylandia zebra isolate NMK-2024a linkage group LG2, Mzebra_GT3a, whole genome shotgun sequence genome:
aaaactaacatGTATCATAGTTTCAGACTGCACCATCCACTTGCTgcattcagatttttttatcAAGCCAGTCAGCATATGTCTGTTGTGGTCATTGTTTACAATTTCCCACATTATATCTCACCTCTCAGACAATTTCTcaataaaacaatgaaatgtgatAATAATGAAAAGTTAGATAGAAGTGAAAACCATGCATTGCAATCAGATCTTACTGAACTGTAGCTCAGCAGAAGTATAAGTCAGATAAAGTACGGTTCTAGCTCTATTATCAGTTTGATTGGCATGAATTAAAGGACACAAATCAGTTTCAACACACTCAGAATCAAACTACAACAACTGACTCATGCACCACTGGATGTCCACTACATTATCGTGTAAACATGACTCTCTTGAGCACTAGTTTGAATCTCGTATTTTACACATATCCTTTAGATGGCTTAGCTACTTTAGTGCAGGACTATCTTACTACAAGTTACTGTTTTGTCTTCATGATTAATAAAGGTAACAGCtccagatagatagatagagctaATAGCTCAGTTGTGCAAGAGAAGGTTGAGGTACCACAACGATCAGTTTCTTTGATCTCTtgtgtgagttttcttcttGCGCGCTGTAGGATGTACGATTGTATACAATGTAACAATGTATGCGTGATGATTATACCTCTTTAAATTGCTTTGTCTTCAGCTcagtttaattcatttgaattttctttccacagcaccaaatcacaccaacagttCACTCAAGACACTATATTGcctttttttgcctttattttttcttcagctctgaGCAAAATGAATGAGGTTCTGTATTAACTGACTGAGGCTAACCTTAGAGATGGTGTGACTCTATCATATAATGTCTTTAGGGATGATGTGCTGCTTACTGGTATAAATTGAATCTTCAAAATATTACTCAAATAATTGTTTGAGGAAAGTTTGACTAAATATTCCTTCAgggagggtttaaaaaaagacaaaggttcAAAGGGGGTAAGGTGTATTCTCTAACTATAAGAGATGTAAGCAAAGAAgttgttttcttgttgtttcaCTGTCACAGTAAATTATACCCAGATCATTCAAGTTAGACTGATCTTATATAAACTGCTTTCAATTTTTAGCCTACATGAGTTGATGATTTCACAGGTGGCATTTGGCTGAGTCTGTGACATTTGCCCTCTTTGTTCTTtctctgtatttctgtgttttcttctcGTTTCCTGTGGTGTCCTGTGTTACATAAAGGCACCTGAGTTTCAGCTGCTCGCATTGTCTTATGCAGGTTACATGCTGATTTTTGTTGTGAGGTTGATGGAGAAACATGCCGACTGCAGGCTTTTTGTCATAAGCTGCAGTATGTAGcacagttttttaaatttttttttaaagttttttaaagTTGTGCTAAGTAAAAGATTCCTGGATCCATAAAAAATAGCAAACTTTATCACAAAGATAAAGCACATCTAGGAGATGAAGTCAGTGAAGTTGTTGCAGTCCTGAATGTTTTTGATTTGAGCTTTTGCTGAAAAGATTCCTTACTTCCTAAGAACAAACTTAAAAATGCTTCCGTATGCTGAAAACTGTCCAAATATATGACACTGACCTGGTCTGTGCTGGTCAGGCAGACCAGAAGTAAATGTCAACACCAATTTACTATCATTCAAAAGAGAATCTTTTATTCCCCTTTGTGCTGTGTGCTGTACGTGGattggacccagaagcagaatCAATAAACAGACTGATTTACTGATCAAGAAAAGTTTATTTAATTTAGGGACATCTGAGTGAGAGTCAGTCAGGTGTTGAAGCCACTGCAAACACAGGGAAAGAGGGGTTAGTGCAAGGCAGAGAGTAACTGACAGGCGATGAATCAAAGTGAATGCTTATTTGGAACCGGTGACAGGAGAGCGGTGGAGCAAGAGGTGAGGGTGGCAGAACGGACCGTGACAGCACCAGCCActttatgtatatatgtgtttgACAATCAGTCCAAAAGACacaatttaatgttttaattatttcagcttcacaaattgtttaCTTTAGAATAAAGTCCAAACTTAGCTACATGGTGTGAATTGTAAGAACTTGTAGGGTGTTACTTGTGGGATTCTCCAGCATGATGATGACAGATGTTTCACTGTTCTTTCTACTGTCTTGAGTTTCTGAACCTATACTTTGACATTGATTTTGAAGTGCTATTAAATTTAACTCTAAAGTATCCTTAAAATGATTTGGAGCTTTGTCACAACATGGAAAAATGGTAACATATTAAGATTTTGTGCTTAGTCTGGTGCAAAGAAGgtttcaaaacacaaacaaaattcCGATTCTGCAGTGATTTTTGCAAGGTccttaattattattttgacaGGATTCTCATTTTCGGTCTCTCTTCTGATTAATAGATAGTGTTATATGCACATGCAGTGCATGTTTGTTGCACAATCTGTTTAGCAATGCACAATGATATATATTTTATCACTACAGAACTTATTACGTTTTTCTATTTGTAGTCACCAGAGCTAAATATCTTTTTCTATCTACAGCTAATATCTTGCAGTTCAAgatattataaaaaataaaataaaataaactgaattgaacaacAGGTGAATCCTATACATTCAAACTGCCTGGATTGTTATGATAATTTGAAGGACAAAGTTTTGGATAAAAGTTTTATTATAGTCTCTGTGGAGGTATGgtaatatttctttttcaacATTACAAGAATGACTGTGTTTCAGTCTTAAAATAATACAACACAGTACACAGaaccagaaaaaaagaagtttctTATAAAAAGAAGTTCTTGGGTCTCTCTTCATGTTTACATTTGCAACTGATCTGCGGAGTGAGATTACTTGGTAAAAATGTAGGATTAGATATCACTCTGCAATTTTGTTTGTCTGAAACAAGCCCCTGTTGTAAATGAGACACCAGGTCTCAACCTGTATGAAAAAAGGTTCAATTATAATTAAAAATTGAAAATGCACTTACATTAAGACAATTTCAAAGCAAATTAAGTAACATGCTTTCCTTTCCTGCACTGTCGTACAAATAAACACtagatttgtttttcttggaGTGGGGGGCTGTGGGGGTTAGTTTTTAACaaagatggaaaaagaaaaattagaaaagaaataagaaaacaaagggTGCCAAAGAGTGACAAATAAAAGGCCCAAAACTTAATTTaaggtttattttaatattaaggAGATGCTCAACAATGTCATATTCATTTAACTCAACATTTAGGAGAAAACAGTGTCCTCGGTATGCTCTCTTGTCCTTCTTCctcgtgtttttctttcagagaaACTGAGCGCAGCGTAGTTTATATCATCATCAGCTTCAGTCTGTGCAGTAACAGAAAGAGTATACAGTACACAAACATGTAGAAGAGGATGTGGAACTGTGCATACATATTTAACCTACACAAAATCTGTTTGATTACTTACTGGTTGGTACAAGTTGTCAGTTTGTACTTCTGTTGTATCACTTTTTATTTCTaagataaacaaaaataataacaataaatatatgATAGTGAAATGCACTTAATGTGACATTTCtcctctgatgttttttttttttttttacaaaagtcTTACTTACATAAATGTATCATTCAAGTGAAGCGATAAGTTAAGTTAATGAGAAGTTAGATTGTTTAATGAGGTACACAAAGAAATAACAACCATTATGGAGCGCTTAAACATTAACAATTAGTACAATAGTTGCCTCCTTGCAGTTTTATAGCAAACttgtttttatgattttatacATAAATGTTAAGCTACTGACAACACTTACCTTTACATTTTTTGCATACCCTTCGGTTGCAGATGAAGAAAAGATTTCCAATGACCGAAATGGCAAAACAGGTTATTAATATTACAATTCCAATAAATACCAGTCGTGTTGTTTTctctacaaaacaaacaaaaaaggttttatCACTGATCTTGATATGAGCGTGTTTTAAGTACAAACTGAAAAGTACTTTAGACAAAATCAGGCACAGATACCTTGAACATCCAGTGTAgttccatttccaaataataTCTCCCCACATGTGGCCACAGCACAGTAGTAAGTCCCAGCATCAGAGGAGCTGACGTTCTTAGAGAAGTGATAAACACACCCATCCTGAGGGTCAGATCTTTTCTCACATTGATCAGTTCTGTTTCCATGAGTGTAGATGATGTTTGGAAGAGATTTATTAGATCCATCTCTGAACCAGAAAACATTATGATGTCCTGAACATGTGTTGTTCTCAGAATTTGTCAGAACTGAACACTGAAGAGTTGCTGTGTCTCCTGGACGGAGTGGATTTGATTCTGTCGGCTGCTGTACAACAATATAGTTTGATGTcctttcagtgtttcctgtgtAATACAAAATGTAATACAAGTAAATTATTCACCACATTCTCAGAGGCATTTAATAATTTTGTAAAAGTTGGTCAGTTCATTACCTTTTACTAACAAATATGTCCCACTCCATTCAAGTTTAATCCAGGTGTCTATTTCACAGTGATACATTCCCTCATCCTCTTGGGCTACATTCCAAATGGTCAGGTTGCTAAAATCTTTACTATTATGTGCAGAAAATCTTGACTGAAAAAACTCTGAAGAAGGTTTTCCAGGAAGTGACACTAATAATTTAAGAGTATCCCCGACTCTCTGCTTGTACCACTGAACCTTTCTGCTGCCGAGCTCTTCATTTGGTAAAACACATGTTAATGTTGCTGTTTCACCAACATGGACTGTTTTCACTGGAACCAGAGAATCTAAGATAAAAGAAAACGTTCAGTTTTTATGTTATTATCTCTACGTCTATCTATATATGAATCTATTCCACATAAATAATACGTTCAGTTTGGTCAGATGGtcagataaaacaaaaacaaacagaaacaaatccCCCCTTACTTCCTTGATGAAGAAAAAGCAATGTAATCCATAAGACGACCATCTTGAGAATGTGCTTTGGGGTTTTTCAGTAAGTTACGAAGGGGAAATGAGAACACTGGGTTAGACCATAAAATGCATCCGATTGGTTAAAACAGAAAAGACTTAAAATACACTTCCTGTCACattggtttctcttcagcatTTTCTAACTCTTATTATCTCTGTTTAATCTCCCGTTGcaatttttcttattatttacTGTTAATTTTTGACTATTTCTGTCTGATTATAATTCACGTTCTCAAATGTTCAgaacagaaaacacaacatGCATGACTTCTACGACTGGCTGTGGTGTGTACTGCAAGAAATACCTAAAATACATCAAACTCAGCACTTCAAAAGAAATTTGCAAGCTGTATGTTTCATTGGTGAGGCGCCATGACATTTCGTTCTTCAGAAGAGCTGAAAAGCAGACTGAACAGCGATGCATGGTTTAGCttcttgaaaaaacaaaactaatgtGTAATTTGTGGAGCAAAACCATTCACCAGAACTCAATTACTCACTTTTTAACACTTTCGATTGTCTCATTTAATCATTCATGTTTAGCCCACTCGACCTAAACATGAATGATTTGATGCTTTTATCTACTATTATCTGCAGAACCAACAGTCTAATcagttttccttctttctctcttctttcacttttttaatATCAGCAGTATAAAAAGAACTTTAAAGCAAATTAGGACAAATCCCTGAAGCACATTTGGTATTTCTGCACCATGAACTGAATACATTTAGGTTTCCATGGCAATTCAACATGTACATTTTGCACAGTATACAACATTTTGTGTAATGTGTAACTGCATAGGATCATCTTTATTTACtaatggaaaacatttttaagctaAAGTAATAGCACAATACAGTCACTGCTCATATCATCAGTTGCACCTGTTTAATTCAAGTTATTGTTAGCGTTTTATATGCGtgcgtgtatgtgcatgtgtagcTCCTTAACCAAAGTATCTAGTCAGGAAATCAATGATTAGATACTTTGATTTGAGTATTTCAGGAGCTGATTGTTAAGACCCGGCTCTGCTATGGGACAGGGGAAGGAAACCAGTTAAGGCACAGTTTTATTCATAGAAAAAGAACTTGGAACTAAAAAACCGGCAAATACCCAACACAAAAATAACAGGTTCACGTACGAGTAGAAAATAAAACTAGCAGTAGAACTAGACGCTATTCAAACAAGTTCCACACCTCAAACAGAGTTTCACAAGAAAGTCTCACAGACAGAAGCATGTGAGGTGAACTGCACATTCAGTTCAAAGCAGCCCCCAAAT
Coding sequences within it:
- the LOC105940955 gene encoding signal-regulatory protein beta-2, which produces MVVLWITLLFLHQGNSLVPVKTVHVGETATLTCVLPNEELGSRKVQWYKQRVGDTLKLLVSLPGKPSSEFFQSRFSAHNSKDFSNLTIWNVAQEDEGMYHCEIDTWIKLEWSGTYLLVKGNTERTSNYIVVQQPTESNPLRPGDTATLQCSVLTNSENNTCSGHHNVFWFRDGSNKSLPNIIYTHGNRTDQCEKRSDPQDGCVYHFSKNVSSSDAGTYYCAVATCGEILFGNGTTLDVQEKTTRLVFIGIVILITCFAISVIGNLFFICNRRVCKKCKEIKSDTTEVQTDNLYQPTEADDDINYAALSFSERKTRGRRTREHTEDTVFS